Proteins encoded together in one Lathyrus oleraceus cultivar Zhongwan6 chromosome 5, CAAS_Psat_ZW6_1.0, whole genome shotgun sequence window:
- the LOC127084632 gene encoding histone H4 has product MSGRGKGGKGLGKGGAKRHRKVLRDNIQGITKPAIRRLARRGGVKRISGLIYEETRGVLKIFLENVIRDAVTYTEHARRKTVTAMDVVYALKRQGRTLYGFGG; this is encoded by the coding sequence ATGTCTGGTCGTGGAAAGGGAGGTAAGGGACTTGGAAAGGGAGGTGCAAAGAGGCATAGGAAGGTTCTCCGAGATAACATCCAAGGTATCACGAAACCAGCTATTCGTCGATTGGCGAGAAGAGGAGGTGTGAAGAGAATCAGTGGTTTGATCTATGAAGAAACCAGAGGAGTTCTCAAGATCTTCTTGGAGAACGTGATCCGGGATGCTGTTACATACACTGAGCACGCAAGGAGGAAGACTGTTACAGCCATGGATGTTGTTTATGCTCTTAAGAGACAGGGAAGAACCCTCTATGGATTCGGAGGTTGA